A window of Micrococcales bacterium contains these coding sequences:
- a CDS encoding aldo/keto reductase: MEYRKLGRSGLRLSSIGLGTMTWGRDTEQMDAADQLADFLAEGGNLVDTATSYGDGAAERLLGQLMAPGSVASRQDLVICTKSGTRLRGQSAIVDASRGNLLDCLDASLRRLGTDHVDLWLVQSPDPQTPLDETLSALEFAVASGRTRYVGLSNHPAWQLAVAAAKLEGGIGLAASQNEYSLLARQIEAELMPATGALGIGLLAWSPLGRGVLTGKYRHSIPADSRAASAHLAGFVQPYLNSAAAAVVDAVVAAAEGLALAPLDVALAWVRGRPGVASAIVGARTAPQLRVALKQADLVLPQAINEALSEVSGPEA; the protein is encoded by the coding sequence GTGGAGTATCGCAAACTCGGCCGCAGCGGCCTGAGGTTGTCCTCGATTGGTCTTGGCACCATGACCTGGGGCCGTGACACTGAGCAGATGGATGCGGCCGACCAATTGGCCGATTTCCTGGCCGAAGGCGGCAATCTGGTCGACACGGCCACCTCCTATGGTGACGGCGCAGCTGAGAGGCTACTGGGTCAGCTGATGGCACCAGGTTCGGTGGCCAGCCGCCAGGACCTAGTCATATGCACTAAGTCTGGTACTCGCCTGCGCGGTCAAAGCGCCATAGTTGACGCGTCACGTGGCAACTTACTGGACTGCCTTGACGCTTCACTGAGGCGGCTTGGCACTGACCACGTTGATCTTTGGCTGGTTCAGAGCCCAGACCCGCAGACCCCGCTGGATGAGACTCTCTCAGCCCTGGAATTTGCCGTGGCCTCGGGCCGGACCCGTTACGTTGGCCTGTCTAACCATCCGGCCTGGCAGCTGGCCGTGGCCGCGGCCAAACTCGAAGGCGGTATTGGCCTGGCGGCCAGCCAGAATGAATACTCCTTGTTGGCCCGCCAAATCGAAGCTGAACTGATGCCGGCCACCGGCGCACTCGGCATCGGCCTGCTGGCTTGGTCACCTTTGGGACGCGGGGTTCTAACCGGCAAGTACCGCCACTCGATCCCGGCTGATTCACGCGCCGCCTCGGCCCATTTGGCTGGTTTTGTCCAGCCCTACCTCAATTCTGCCGCCGCGGCGGTGGTCGATGCGGTAGTGGCAGCAGCCGAAGGGCTGGCTTTGGCGCCACTCGATGTGGCCTTGGCCTGGGTCCGCGGCCGGCCAGGAGTGGCTAGTGCCATTGTTGGGGCACGGACCGCTCCTCAACTAAGGGTGGCCCTCAAACAAGCGGATCTGGTCCTGCCGCAGGCCATCAATGAGGCTCTCAGCGAGGTCAGCGGGCCTGAAGCCTAG
- a CDS encoding M20/M25/M40 family metallo-hydrolase — translation MESDSTDLAAQTLSICRDLIRIDTTNTGDDGSVGERLAAEYVLGLLQDLGYEPHLVESRPKRASVLLRIEGSQGSRPALVWHGHLDVVPAIAQEWQVDPFGAEVIDGILWGRGAVDMKNVDAMMLAVVKQWALTGTKPPRDILLCFFADEESGGKLGAHWLVDHQREFFEGANEAVGEVGGFSTSLAGRRTYLIQTAEKGIAWLRLVAKGTAGHGSAQNPDNAVNHLVDALSRIAQVSWPRELTPTMTALLEGASELTGLRFEPDDPAAIDQIIAAFGPAGRWVAPSLSTSCNLTGLDAGSKVNVVPGRAQAMIDIRPLPGQRDLVFETVTDLAGPQVKVETINDDVAVQAPLDRPLVSAMKAALKRADPSAGIVPYMLPAGTDAKALSRLSLACYGFAPLRLPDGFDFTAMFHGVDERVPVEALAFGAEVLADFLAQC, via the coding sequence GTGGAATCCGATTCGACCGACTTGGCTGCCCAGACGCTGTCGATCTGCCGCGACCTGATTCGGATTGACACCACCAATACCGGCGATGACGGCTCAGTCGGGGAGCGCCTGGCGGCCGAATACGTCCTTGGTTTGCTCCAGGACTTGGGTTATGAACCGCATCTAGTTGAATCAAGACCGAAACGGGCTTCGGTTCTACTGCGGATCGAGGGTAGCCAGGGAAGTAGGCCGGCCTTGGTTTGGCACGGCCACCTTGACGTGGTGCCGGCAATTGCCCAGGAGTGGCAGGTCGACCCCTTCGGAGCCGAGGTCATTGACGGAATACTCTGGGGCCGCGGCGCGGTCGACATGAAAAACGTCGACGCCATGATGTTGGCCGTGGTCAAGCAGTGGGCCTTAACCGGCACCAAGCCGCCGCGGGATATCTTGTTGTGCTTCTTTGCCGATGAGGAATCCGGCGGCAAACTGGGCGCCCATTGGCTAGTTGACCACCAAAGGGAGTTTTTCGAAGGTGCCAACGAGGCCGTCGGCGAGGTGGGCGGCTTTTCGACCAGCTTGGCCGGGCGGCGGACCTACCTGATCCAGACGGCCGAAAAGGGCATTGCCTGGCTACGGCTGGTGGCGAAGGGCACGGCCGGCCACGGTTCTGCCCAAAACCCCGACAACGCTGTCAACCACCTGGTCGATGCCCTGTCCCGGATCGCCCAAGTATCCTGGCCAAGAGAGTTGACACCGACAATGACAGCCCTGCTCGAAGGTGCATCTGAGTTGACCGGCTTGAGGTTTGAACCGGACGACCCAGCCGCCATTGACCAGATCATTGCCGCCTTTGGCCCGGCCGGACGCTGGGTGGCACCTTCGCTTAGCACCAGCTGCAACCTCACTGGGCTTGACGCTGGGTCCAAGGTCAATGTGGTGCCGGGCCGGGCCCAAGCCATGATCGACATTAGGCCCCTGCCCGGCCAGCGTGACCTAGTCTTCGAAACCGTCACCGACCTGGCCGGGCCGCAGGTCAAGGTCGAAACCATCAACGACGACGTGGCCGTCCAAGCCCCCCTGGACCGACCGTTGGTTAGCGCCATGAAAGCGGCGCTGAAAAGGGCCGACCCAAGCGCCGGCATCGTGCCATATATGCTGCCAGCCGGAACTGACGCCAAAGCTCTCAGCCGCCTTTCACTAGCCTGTTACGGTTTCGCACCCCTGCGCCTGCCGGACGGGTTCGACTTCACAGCCATGTTCCACGGAGTCGACGAGCGTGTGCCAGTTGAGGCCCTGGCTTTTGGCGCTGAAGTGCTAGCCGATTTCCTGGCGCAGTGCTGA
- a CDS encoding sodium:proton exchanger, whose amino-acid sequence MRTSGALLRIAMALGGLIPGLALAVGPWQVPPLLALAAFGLAVWCAATMLGWAVEVAELDIAGALALALVAIVALLPEYVVDVLLAYKAGADPSRIPEASANMNGATRLVIGLGLPLVVLLGLRRQRRRAQSPQASGLSPLQAKPPRFASLEIPAEQRSIQAFAVLASLVAMLGVATGRIHIILGLVLILVFAFFLWHASQGEVEEPELVGVAEVIGALAKRRRWTVITAMFVLAAVTILLVADPFVESLRSVGEQFGLPNYLLIQWLAPLASEAPEFIIALTLAAHGRTAAAVAMLTTAVVNQWSALVGSLPIAFKLGGGGWALPLTMESGRQMQEFALTASLTLLVIAFLVSLRIPSWACWYILASFVAEFALPDRHARLTVAAVNGAVALVMLVIHARHLPQLVTEPLRVFRSRRKAVSAS is encoded by the coding sequence TTGCGCACCTCAGGAGCCCTGCTCAGAATCGCAATGGCCCTTGGTGGCTTGATACCGGGCCTGGCGCTGGCTGTGGGCCCTTGGCAGGTGCCGCCACTGCTGGCACTAGCTGCTTTTGGGCTGGCTGTTTGGTGCGCTGCGACCATGCTTGGCTGGGCGGTCGAAGTAGCTGAATTGGACATTGCCGGAGCACTGGCTTTGGCCCTGGTGGCGATCGTGGCCCTACTGCCGGAATATGTTGTCGATGTGTTACTGGCTTACAAAGCTGGTGCTGACCCTTCGCGCATACCCGAGGCCTCGGCCAATATGAACGGCGCCACCAGGCTGGTGATTGGACTGGGCCTGCCTCTAGTGGTGCTGCTCGGTCTCAGGCGGCAACGTCGCCGGGCCCAAAGCCCTCAGGCCAGCGGGTTATCGCCGCTTCAGGCCAAGCCGCCACGTTTCGCCAGCCTGGAGATCCCGGCGGAGCAGCGCTCGATTCAGGCCTTCGCGGTTTTGGCCAGCTTGGTTGCCATGCTGGGCGTGGCGACCGGGCGGATCCACATCATTCTGGGCCTGGTGCTGATCCTGGTATTTGCCTTTTTCTTGTGGCATGCCAGCCAAGGTGAGGTTGAAGAACCTGAGCTGGTCGGGGTGGCGGAAGTGATTGGCGCCCTGGCCAAGCGACGGCGCTGGACCGTCATCACGGCCATGTTTGTGCTGGCCGCCGTGACGATTTTGCTGGTGGCCGACCCGTTTGTCGAATCGTTGCGCAGTGTTGGTGAGCAATTCGGTTTGCCCAACTACTTGTTGATCCAGTGGCTGGCTCCGTTGGCCAGCGAGGCGCCTGAGTTCATTATCGCCTTGACGCTGGCGGCCCATGGACGCACGGCGGCAGCGGTCGCCATGTTGACCACGGCTGTTGTCAACCAGTGGTCGGCCTTAGTTGGCTCATTGCCAATCGCCTTCAAGTTGGGTGGCGGCGGTTGGGCTTTGCCCTTGACCATGGAATCCGGTCGCCAGATGCAGGAGTTCGCCCTGACAGCATCGCTGACCTTGTTGGTAATCGCCTTTCTGGTCTCGCTACGCATCCCAAGTTGGGCTTGCTGGTACATCCTGGCTTCGTTTGTGGCCGAGTTCGCCTTGCCGGATCGACATGCCCGGCTGACCGTGGCGGCGGTCAATGGCGCGGTCGCCCTGGTCATGTTGGTGATCCACGCCCGCCACTTGCCGCAGCTTGTGACCGAGCCACTTCGGGTCTTCCGGAGCCGCCGCAAGGCTGTCAGCGCCAGCTAG
- a CDS encoding GNAT family N-acetyltransferase, translated as MNPYGLSARLCELTPIIPADADRVYEYCQDPEIQRWTEVPVPYRLEDAARFTVDTCAKGWDNPMTSVRVWGIRVPDESGRPVLAGSVGLKPDGPSSVEIGYLIAPEFRGQGICTAAVQVVVAHALEPEPDGLGMRRVLWQAMVGNWPSRVLAVRCGFTVEGTIRSHCISRGEGVDIWIGTLLASDLESMPDLWEQHNLVRPWL; from the coding sequence GTGAACCCATACGGCCTTTCGGCCCGGTTGTGCGAGTTGACGCCAATCATCCCTGCGGATGCCGACCGGGTTTACGAATACTGCCAGGATCCCGAAATCCAGCGCTGGACCGAAGTGCCAGTACCCTACCGGCTGGAGGACGCCGCCAGGTTCACAGTCGACACCTGCGCTAAAGGCTGGGACAACCCGATGACCTCTGTGCGGGTTTGGGGTATCCGGGTGCCGGACGAAAGCGGTCGGCCGGTTCTGGCCGGTAGCGTTGGGCTAAAACCAGACGGCCCCAGCTCGGTCGAGATTGGTTACTTGATAGCGCCGGAGTTTAGGGGCCAAGGAATCTGCACTGCGGCAGTCCAAGTGGTTGTGGCCCACGCGCTTGAACCCGAGCCGGACGGTCTTGGCATGCGACGGGTTCTGTGGCAAGCCATGGTTGGCAACTGGCCGTCCAGGGTGCTGGCTGTGCGTTGCGGCTTCACAGTCGAGGGCACAATTCGGTCACACTGCATTAGCCGGGGCGAGGGCGTTGACATTTGGATTGGCACGCTCCTGGCTTCTGACCTCGAGTCGATGCCGGACCTGTGGGAGCAGCACAACTTGGTGCGCCCCTGGCTCTGA
- a CDS encoding NUDIX domain-containing protein — protein MRRVNHLISRAKSNQVTVDPADGWHFCADCDNYHWGQFGAAGLLIHFDGSVLLQLRSPASHHGSTWGLPGGARQQGEKPLAAALREAGEEITFDLNQVQAESWSIAQHDGWSYTTVVARASNRFESQAGNWETSEVRWFEAAELASHQLHPGFDQAWPSLQPLLGASACLIVDGANLVGSKPDGWWKDRAGAAVRLRDELAVMAQRGLAAASLPQSDAAFSPNRAILPPAEQPLGLTAPAGWWPRIVLVLEGQARGAGQLPGLRVVDAPGEGDAEIVRQTELALADATNSAGPVVVATADKALIAQVTAAGASVISPGALRRAM, from the coding sequence ATGCGCCGGGTCAATCACCTCATTTCCAGAGCCAAGTCGAACCAGGTTACGGTCGACCCGGCCGACGGCTGGCACTTTTGCGCCGATTGCGACAACTACCACTGGGGCCAATTCGGCGCTGCCGGTCTGCTGATCCATTTCGACGGCTCAGTCCTACTTCAGCTCAGGTCGCCGGCCTCGCATCACGGTTCGACCTGGGGACTTCCAGGCGGTGCCCGCCAGCAGGGCGAAAAACCCCTGGCCGCCGCGCTTCGCGAAGCTGGAGAGGAGATCACGTTCGACCTAAACCAGGTCCAAGCCGAATCGTGGTCGATCGCCCAGCATGATGGCTGGTCCTACACCACGGTGGTGGCCCGAGCCTCCAACCGGTTCGAGTCCCAGGCGGGTAACTGGGAGACCTCCGAGGTCCGCTGGTTTGAGGCCGCTGAGCTGGCATCCCACCAGCTTCACCCCGGTTTCGACCAGGCCTGGCCGTCTTTGCAGCCGCTATTGGGGGCCAGCGCCTGCTTGATTGTGGACGGCGCCAACCTGGTTGGCTCCAAGCCCGATGGCTGGTGGAAAGACCGCGCCGGCGCGGCAGTCAGGCTGCGTGACGAACTGGCGGTGATGGCGCAGCGCGGTTTGGCGGCGGCCAGTTTGCCGCAGTCCGATGCCGCTTTCTCACCTAATCGAGCCATCTTGCCGCCGGCGGAGCAACCTTTGGGGTTAACAGCGCCGGCCGGTTGGTGGCCCAGGATTGTACTGGTACTCGAAGGCCAGGCCCGTGGCGCCGGTCAACTGCCGGGCCTGAGAGTGGTCGACGCCCCAGGCGAAGGCGACGCGGAAATTGTCCGCCAAACCGAACTGGCCCTGGCTGACGCGACCAATTCCGCCGGTCCGGTGGTCGTGGCCACTGCCGATAAGGCCCTAATCGCACAGGTCACGGCCGCCGGGGCCTCAGTCATTTCGCCCGGCGCGTTGCGCCGCGCAATGTGA
- the proC gene encoding pyrroline-5-carboxylate reductase has product MRYGFIGTGAMAGAIIGALVNDGYALPSEICAYDLDEGRLQQVASSTGIEAMAGNQEVAEASPTVILAVKPAFMDQVLREMATQIVARRRLVVSIAAGVKLARLESWLSPKVPIIRAMPNLNVKVGAGMTAVAPNAAVNPAQVRDTLELFAGMGQAVQIEERLFGAFTAVAGSSPAWVFLMVEALARGALAAGMSKAQALEVATQAVLGSAKLLSASQLHPWALIDQVSSPGGTTVAGLTELEERGFSAAVVAAVAATVKREAELAG; this is encoded by the coding sequence ATGCGATACGGATTCATTGGAACCGGCGCCATGGCTGGGGCCATCATCGGCGCCCTGGTCAACGACGGTTATGCCCTGCCCAGCGAAATCTGCGCTTATGACCTTGACGAGGGTCGCCTGCAGCAAGTCGCCTCAAGCACAGGTATTGAGGCCATGGCCGGAAACCAAGAAGTGGCCGAGGCCAGCCCAACGGTTATCTTGGCGGTCAAACCGGCCTTCATGGACCAGGTCTTGCGCGAAATGGCGACCCAAATCGTGGCCCGGCGCCGCTTGGTCGTTTCAATTGCCGCCGGAGTCAAGCTGGCCAGGCTGGAGAGTTGGCTTAGCCCAAAGGTCCCGATCATCAGGGCCATGCCAAACCTAAACGTCAAGGTGGGCGCCGGTATGACCGCGGTGGCGCCTAATGCCGCCGTAAACCCAGCTCAGGTCAGGGACACACTTGAGCTGTTCGCCGGCATGGGCCAAGCAGTCCAAATCGAAGAACGCCTTTTCGGCGCTTTCACCGCCGTGGCCGGGTCGTCACCAGCTTGGGTTTTCCTCATGGTTGAGGCCCTGGCGCGAGGTGCCCTGGCGGCCGGCATGTCCAAGGCCCAGGCCCTTGAGGTCGCCACCCAAGCCGTGCTCGGCTCAGCCAAACTGCTCAGCGCCAGCCAACTTCACCCCTGGGCGCTGATTGACCAGGTCTCCTCACCCGGCGGCACTACGGTGGCCGGTTTGACCGAGTTAGAGGAGCGTGGCTTTTCCGCGGCGGTAGTGGCGGCGGTGGCCGCCACGGTCAAGCGCGAAGCCGAACTGGCCGGATAG
- a CDS encoding S4 domain-containing protein, with translation MWSVRLFPSRSASAAACKAGHVRVNGERAKPATGVGLGDQVHVRGGRRERIVVARQLLVKRVGAALAVEAYDDHSPPPPGRSSREGATFAVRQPGSGRPTKAQRRQLDKLRGRSSN, from the coding sequence ATGTGGTCGGTGCGGTTGTTTCCGTCCCGCTCGGCTTCAGCTGCGGCTTGCAAAGCCGGTCACGTCCGGGTCAATGGTGAACGGGCCAAACCGGCTACCGGCGTGGGCTTGGGTGACCAGGTTCATGTTCGCGGTGGGCGGCGCGAGCGGATCGTGGTGGCAAGGCAGTTACTGGTGAAACGGGTCGGTGCGGCTCTGGCGGTCGAGGCCTACGATGACCACTCTCCCCCGCCGCCTGGGCGCTCCAGCCGGGAAGGCGCTACCTTCGCCGTGCGCCAACCCGGCAGCGGCCGGCCCACCAAGGCCCAGCGCCGCCAGCTCGACAAGCTGCGCGGCCGTTCGTCCAATTGA
- a CDS encoding AI-2E family transporter, translating into MTTAPPSSDVPRGLRLSAGYAWRLLVIAAAVGVVVYAVSMVQLVAVSMFLAAVITAALRPLADLLDRIMPRALATVLAYVIALAGLGGIGIFITMSVSNQFQQLWNELLSGLGEIDAWIQRLPWRAEGFDLAQLGQSLQDWVENNQGTIVSAVVTRAGMAAEILTGVVLALFCSVFFVNSGRSMWQWFLDQIPKSARGRWHAGGSAAWHTFSGYVRGISLVAATNGLFCGIALSIMGIPLAAPIGLLVTMGTFLPYVGSAIALSTAVIVAFAAKGPWWALGVVALIVVIGQIEGHLLQPLIMAKQVKLHPVMVAVAVVAGALAAGLLGAVVAVPLVAVAWSVFDRLRAFDPDPGDLEVDVTAPS; encoded by the coding sequence GTGACAACTGCGCCACCCAGCTCTGATGTGCCTAGGGGGCTGCGGCTTTCGGCTGGTTACGCCTGGCGCCTGTTGGTCATCGCGGCGGCCGTCGGCGTGGTGGTTTACGCCGTCTCTATGGTCCAGCTTGTGGCGGTGTCGATGTTCTTGGCAGCCGTCATCACCGCCGCCTTGCGGCCCCTGGCCGACCTGCTAGACCGCATCATGCCCAGAGCCTTGGCCACTGTGCTGGCCTATGTCATCGCCCTGGCCGGCTTAGGTGGGATCGGCATTTTCATTACTATGTCCGTTTCGAACCAATTCCAGCAGTTGTGGAACGAGCTGCTGTCTGGCCTAGGCGAAATTGATGCCTGGATCCAGCGCCTGCCCTGGCGGGCTGAGGGGTTCGATCTGGCTCAGCTTGGCCAGTCGCTCCAAGACTGGGTCGAAAACAACCAGGGCACCATTGTCAGCGCTGTGGTGACCAGGGCCGGAATGGCGGCTGAGATCCTCACCGGTGTGGTCTTGGCGCTGTTTTGTTCGGTTTTCTTTGTCAACTCTGGGCGCTCGATGTGGCAGTGGTTCCTGGACCAAATACCCAAGTCGGCTCGCGGCCGCTGGCATGCGGGCGGCTCGGCTGCCTGGCACACCTTTTCCGGCTATGTTCGCGGCATCAGCCTGGTGGCCGCCACCAACGGCCTGTTCTGCGGCATCGCCCTGTCGATTATGGGTATCCCATTGGCCGCACCAATTGGTCTACTGGTGACTATGGGCACTTTTCTACCCTATGTTGGCTCGGCCATTGCCTTGTCGACGGCCGTCATCGTGGCCTTTGCGGCCAAGGGGCCTTGGTGGGCCTTGGGCGTGGTGGCGTTGATCGTGGTAATTGGCCAAATTGAGGGCCATTTGCTTCAACCACTGATCATGGCCAAGCAGGTCAAGCTGCATCCGGTGATGGTGGCAGTGGCGGTCGTGGCCGGCGCCTTGGCTGCCGGCTTGCTTGGTGCCGTCGTGGCCGTGCCACTAGTGGCCGTGGCCTGGTCGGTTTTCGACCGGCTGCGGGCTTTCGATCCTGATCCAGGTGACCTTGAGGTGGATGTCACTGCACCTTCGTAG